The genomic region TGCCTGCCCGGAAGACGGAAAATGCCCCCTTTTCCTCTTTCCAATCGACACCATGGCCGACGCACCCGCTGCCAAACCCTTCCCCATTCCATTGAGCTACTTCGGCATTGCCCTGGGCACGGCGGGACTGGGCATGTCATGGCGCTACGCTGCCACGGTCGGTCAGGCGCCCGCCTGGCCCGGCGAGAGCCTGCTGGCCCTGGCCGGTGTGGTCTGGCTGCTGCTGATGCTGGCCTGGTTCGCCAAGTTCCTGGCCTTCCGGCCGGCCTTCCGGGCCGACTTCCAGGATCTGGTGCAGTGCTGCTTCATCAGCCTGATCCCCATCACCACCATCATGAGTGGCCTGTCGCTGCGCCCTTATGCCGCAGCTCCGGCCGAAGTGCTGATCTATCTGGGCATCGTCGGCCAGCTGGTCTTTGCCATGTACCGCGCGGCCGGCCTGTGGCGCGGGCTGCATACTTCCAAGGCCACCACGCCCATCATCTACCTGCCGACGGTGGCCACCAGCTTCGTCAGCGCCATGGCCATGAGCGCGATGCAGCAGCCGGAGATCGCCACCCTGTTCTTCGGCGCCGGCGTGCTGTCATGGATGAGCCTGGAGGCGGCCATCCTGGGACGACTGCGCACGGAAACAGCCATCGACCCGAAGGTGCGGGGCATCATCGGCATCCAGCTGGCGCCCGCCTTCGTGGGCTGCAGCGCCTATTTCGGCATCAACGGCGGACAGGTGGACATGGTGGCGCTGATGCTGATCGGCTACGGCACGCTTCAGCTGCTCTTCCTGCTGCGGCTGCTGCCCTGGGT from Lautropia mirabilis harbors:
- the tehA gene encoding dicarboxylate transporter/tellurite-resistance protein TehA codes for the protein MADAPAAKPFPIPLSYFGIALGTAGLGMSWRYAATVGQAPAWPGESLLALAGVVWLLLMLAWFAKFLAFRPAFRADFQDLVQCCFISLIPITTIMSGLSLRPYAAAPAEVLIYLGIVGQLVFAMYRAAGLWRGLHTSKATTPIIYLPTVATSFVSAMAMSAMQQPEIATLFFGAGVLSWMSLEAAILGRLRTETAIDPKVRGIIGIQLAPAFVGCSAYFGINGGQVDMVALMLIGYGTLQLLFLLRLLPWVLEGGFTMSLWGFSFGLAAMAGCGMHLVVLNPRLALLGHALWGIGTALVGLLWLYTLLSIVRGRFFVRG